One region of Rhodophyticola sp. CCM32 genomic DNA includes:
- a CDS encoding TRAP transporter substrate-binding protein — translation MRFVKPLTLAATILAAASALPAQEVTLRFQHFVSPLSANPVGFMQPWAETIEAQSEGRIRVELYPFMQLGGAPQSQYDLIRDGAIDGGWVIPGYQPGRFPEAEALELPFMTPKSAEEASRAAWVFTQEHLMDDFADVHVIAAHMHGPGLVHLRGPAIETVADFDGLSLRGPSRAATLLLEELGATPVGMPVPAFPEALARGVVDGGVITWEMAPSLRLDELTESHTDVAGDHSLYNLYFIWAMNRQVYEDLPDDLRAIIDANSGMMASAWAGRAHDEGDIHGRTAMADAGNEIAEMSEEVTAEIRALGDTVIANWIVEADDKGLDGAALVQSARDAMAAQIGSANQSANR, via the coding sequence ATGCGTTTCGTTAAGCCCCTGACCCTTGCCGCAACCATTCTTGCCGCCGCTTCCGCGCTACCCGCGCAGGAGGTGACGTTGAGGTTTCAGCATTTCGTTTCGCCGCTTTCAGCCAATCCGGTGGGGTTCATGCAGCCCTGGGCCGAGACCATCGAAGCGCAGTCAGAGGGCCGCATCCGGGTTGAGCTTTACCCGTTCATGCAACTGGGCGGCGCCCCGCAAAGCCAGTATGACCTGATCCGCGATGGCGCGATTGATGGCGGTTGGGTGATCCCCGGCTATCAGCCCGGGCGCTTCCCCGAGGCAGAGGCGCTGGAACTGCCCTTCATGACGCCCAAATCGGCAGAGGAAGCCAGCCGGGCAGCCTGGGTGTTCACGCAAGAGCATCTGATGGATGATTTCGCGGATGTTCATGTCATTGCCGCCCATATGCACGGGCCGGGCCTGGTACATCTGCGCGGACCCGCGATTGAAACGGTCGCCGATTTCGACGGGCTCAGCCTGCGCGGACCGTCACGGGCGGCCACCCTGTTGCTGGAAGAACTGGGCGCCACGCCGGTGGGCATGCCGGTGCCCGCCTTCCCCGAGGCTTTGGCCCGTGGGGTGGTGGATGGCGGTGTGATCACCTGGGAAATGGCCCCGTCGCTGCGGCTGGATGAACTGACCGAAAGCCATACGGATGTGGCCGGTGATCACTCGCTTTACAATCTCTATTTCATCTGGGCGATGAACAGGCAGGTTTATGAAGACCTGCCCGATGATCTGCGGGCCATCATCGACGCCAATTCCGGGATGATGGCCAGCGCCTGGGCCGGGCGGGCCCATGATGAAGGGGATATTCACGGCCGGACAGCGATGGCAGATGCGGGCAATGAGATTGCCGAGATGAGCGAAGAGGTCACCGCCGAGATACGTGCCCTGGGCGACACCGTGATCGCCAACTGGATTGTGGAGGCCGATGACAAGGGTCTGGATGGGGCAGCACTGGTGCAATCCGCGCGCGATGCGATGGCAGCACAGATCGGAAGTGCCAACCAGTCGGCTAACCGCTAG
- the recQ gene encoding DNA helicase RecQ, with protein MQDPESYLSSVFGFENFRPGQEEIVRAVAAGKNTLAIMPTGGGKSLCFQLPALMQDGVTVVISPLIALMRDQVRGLRTAGVEAGALTSGNTAEETDAVWTGLEAGTLKLLYIAPERLAASGTERMLKRAGVALIAVDEAHCVSQWGHDFRPDYLRIGGLRQALDVPLAAFTATADAETRAEIVDRLFDGTPPEIFLRGFDRPNLTLAFEVKNSPRAQILSFAAARKGQSGIVYCGTRAKTETIAKALRDDGHSACHYHAGMAAEDRRIVETRFSREDGLIVVATIAFGMGVDKPDIRWVAHADLPKSIEGYYQEIGRAGRDGAPADTLTLYGPDDIRFRRQQIDEGLAPGDRKTADHGRLNALLGLAEALGCRRQVLLGYFGETTEPCGNCDLCATPPDTFDGTQPVRKALSAILRTGEYFGAGHLIDILIGNTTEKITQRGHDTLPTFGVGMEFDKRGWQAVFRQMAAHDLVRPDPDRFGALRMTEAARPILKDEATITLRKDALARAPRRPAVKTLVSEEDAPLLSALKAKRRALAEEARVPAYVIFPDRTLIEMAETRPATLDQMAQVSGVGAKKLESYGRTFLEVITGDIPDIPHPARRKLSGQKAGGLYDRLLEVQARLARGPRGLDKPMRCSSAQLARVAEAQPGDLGSLTRLLGDRHAERFGAAFLEVLSEAG; from the coding sequence ATGCAGGACCCCGAGAGTTATCTCTCCTCCGTTTTTGGTTTCGAAAACTTCCGCCCCGGGCAGGAAGAGATTGTGCGTGCGGTGGCGGCGGGCAAGAACACGCTGGCGATCATGCCGACAGGGGGCGGGAAATCCCTGTGTTTCCAATTGCCGGCCCTGATGCAGGATGGGGTGACGGTTGTCATCTCACCCCTGATTGCGCTGATGCGCGATCAGGTGCGCGGCCTGCGCACGGCGGGGGTTGAGGCAGGCGCGCTGACCTCGGGCAATACGGCCGAGGAAACCGATGCGGTCTGGACCGGGCTTGAGGCCGGCACGCTGAAGCTGCTTTATATTGCGCCCGAACGGCTGGCCGCCTCGGGCACGGAGCGGATGCTGAAACGCGCGGGCGTTGCCCTGATCGCCGTGGATGAGGCCCATTGCGTCAGCCAGTGGGGCCATGATTTCCGCCCCGATTACCTGCGGATCGGCGGGTTGCGACAGGCGCTGGATGTTCCGCTTGCGGCCTTTACCGCCACCGCAGATGCCGAAACCCGGGCCGAGATTGTCGACCGCCTGTTCGATGGCACCCCGCCGGAGATCTTTCTGCGCGGCTTTGACCGGCCGAACCTGACACTGGCGTTTGAGGTCAAGAACAGCCCGCGCGCGCAAATCCTCAGCTTCGCGGCGGCGCGCAAGGGCCAGTCAGGCATTGTCTATTGCGGCACGCGGGCAAAGACCGAAACGATTGCCAAAGCGCTCCGCGATGACGGCCACAGCGCCTGCCACTATCATGCGGGGATGGCGGCGGAGGATCGGCGCATTGTCGAGACCCGGTTCAGCCGCGAGGACGGGTTGATTGTTGTGGCCACCATCGCTTTCGGCATGGGCGTGGACAAACCCGATATCCGCTGGGTGGCCCATGCGGATCTGCCGAAATCCATCGAAGGCTATTATCAGGAGATCGGGCGCGCGGGCCGTGATGGCGCGCCCGCGGACACGCTGACGCTTTATGGCCCCGATGATATCCGCTTTCGCCGCCAGCAGATCGACGAAGGTCTTGCGCCCGGGGATCGCAAAACCGCCGATCACGGGCGACTGAATGCGCTTCTGGGTCTGGCCGAGGCGCTTGGCTGCCGCCGTCAGGTCTTGCTGGGCTATTTCGGTGAGACAACCGAACCCTGCGGCAATTGCGATCTTTGCGCCACCCCGCCGGACACATTCGACGGCACCCAACCGGTGCGCAAGGCGCTTTCGGCTATCCTGCGCACGGGGGAGTATTTCGGCGCGGGCCATCTGATCGACATCCTGATCGGCAATACCACCGAGAAGATCACCCAGCGCGGCCATGACACCCTGCCCACATTCGGCGTTGGCATGGAATTTGACAAACGCGGCTGGCAGGCGGTGTTCCGGCAGATGGCCGCCCATGATCTGGTGCGCCCCGACCCGGATCGGTTTGGCGCATTGCGGATGACCGAGGCCGCCCGCCCGATCCTGAAGGATGAGGCGACAATCACCCTGCGCAAGGATGCGCTGGCCAGGGCGCCGCGCCGCCCGGCGGTGAAAACCCTGGTGTCCGAGGAAGACGCCCCGCTTCTTTCGGCGCTCAAGGCCAAACGCCGGGCTCTGGCCGAAGAGGCACGGGTGCCCGCCTATGTCATCTTCCCCGACCGCACCCTGATCGAGATGGCGGAAACCCGGCCCGCCACCCTGGACCAGATGGCGCAGGTTTCCGGGGTCGGCGCGAAAAAGCTGGAAAGCTATGGCCGGACCTTTCTGGAAGTCATCACCGGAGATATCCCCGATATTCCCCACCCCGCCCGGCGCAAACTGTCGGGCCAAAAGGCGGGCGGCCTCTATGACCGGCTTCTGGAGGTTCAGGCCCGTCTGGCGCGCGGGCCCCGGGGTCTGGACAAACCGATGCGCTGTTCCTCCGCGCAACTGGCCCGGGTGGCCGAGGCACAGCCGGGCGATCTGGGAAGTCTGACGCGGCTTCTGGGGGATCGCCATGCAGAACGTTTTGGCGCGGCGTTTCTGGAAGTGTTGAGCGAGGCGGGCTGA
- the yaaA gene encoding peroxide stress protein YaaA, producing the protein MLTVISPAKRLDWTPRQGKMTSPIFQEDADALAAVARKLTISKLRQLMDISDDLARLTHDRFRRFAVDKDDTRPAALAFAGDTYAGLEAGSLDAGDLRFAQDRLRILSGLYGLLRPLDAIQAYRLEMGSRLKTRKGPSLYAYWGMRLAETLNAEADRLDTDTVINCASVEYFSAVDLQTLSLRVITPVFLEDRPEGPKIVSFFAKKARGAMARFIIENRLTRPDHLSDFNLGGYRYAPALSASDKPVFLRAEAMVA; encoded by the coding sequence ATGCTGACCGTGATTTCCCCCGCCAAACGTCTGGACTGGACCCCGCGACAGGGTAAGATGACATCGCCGATCTTTCAGGAGGATGCCGATGCACTGGCTGCGGTGGCGCGAAAGCTGACCATATCGAAACTGCGCCAGCTGATGGATATCTCTGACGATCTGGCCCGGCTTACCCATGACAGGTTCCGGCGTTTCGCGGTGGATAAAGACGATACCCGCCCCGCTGCCCTCGCCTTTGCCGGGGATACCTATGCCGGGCTGGAGGCAGGCAGCCTTGACGCCGGGGATCTACGGTTTGCGCAGGACCGGCTGCGCATCCTGTCGGGTCTTTACGGTCTGCTGCGCCCGCTGGATGCGATACAGGCCTATCGGCTGGAAATGGGCAGCCGCCTGAAAACCCGCAAAGGTCCGTCCCTATACGCCTATTGGGGCATGAGACTGGCCGAAACCCTGAATGCCGAGGCGGACCGCCTCGATACCGATACAGTGATCAACTGCGCCTCGGTTGAATATTTTTCCGCGGTTGATCTTCAAACCCTTTCGCTGCGCGTCATCACTCCTGTCTTCCTTGAGGACAGACCCGAGGGCCCCAAAATCGTCAGCTTCTTTGCCAAAAAGGCGCGGGGCGCCATGGCGCGGTTCATCATCGAAAACCGGCTGACCCGGCCCGACCATCTGAGTGATTTCAACCTCGGGGGCTATCGCTATGCCCCTGCGCTCAGCGCATCGGACAAACCGGTCTTTCTCCGCGCCGAGGCGATGGTGGCCTGA
- a CDS encoding DUF1244 domain-containing protein, producing the protein MDDRTRTELEAATFRRLLQHLDKRKDVQNIDLMNLSGFCRNCLSRWYGEAAAEQGITLDKEAAREIVYGMPYAEWKAKYQTEASDTQKTAFARSHSDT; encoded by the coding sequence ATGGATGACCGGACCCGGACCGAACTGGAGGCCGCCACCTTCCGCCGTCTTCTGCAACATCTGGATAAACGCAAGGATGTGCAGAATATTGATCTGATGAACCTGTCCGGGTTCTGCCGGAACTGTCTGAGCCGATGGTATGGCGAGGCGGCGGCGGAACAGGGGATCACGCTGGACAAGGAGGCCGCGCGCGAGATCGTCTATGGGATGCCTTATGCGGAGTGGAAGGCAAAATACCAGACCGAGGCCAGCGACACCCAGAAAACCGCCTTCGCCCGATCACATTCCGATACATAG
- a CDS encoding N-formylglutamate amidohydrolase: MTAPFHIEGKNRPARWVITCDHASNRVPMEVGGDLGLAPEDMNRHIAFDPGALGVARALATALEAPMIASDVSRLVIDPNRGEDDPTLLMKLYDGTIIPANRHADAAELERRLRLFHRPYHAALAGLIAARADPVLVAIHSFTPQFKGRAPRPWHIGVLYAGDTRLALPLIARLNAETDLCVGDNQPYSGHLPGDSMYRHGVGPHHPHVLIELRNDLIVTEAAQTAWGQRLAPLLDAALQIAQV; encoded by the coding sequence ATGACCGCCCCGTTTCACATTGAGGGAAAGAACCGTCCGGCCCGCTGGGTGATCACCTGTGACCATGCCTCGAACCGCGTGCCGATGGAGGTTGGCGGTGATCTGGGTCTGGCACCGGAGGATATGAACCGCCATATCGCGTTTGACCCGGGCGCATTGGGCGTGGCGCGCGCGCTGGCCACCGCGCTGGAGGCACCGATGATCGCATCGGATGTCTCGCGCCTGGTGATCGACCCGAACCGGGGGGAGGATGACCCGACGCTGTTGATGAAGCTTTATGACGGCACGATCATTCCGGCCAACCGCCATGCGGATGCGGCCGAGCTGGAGCGGCGTCTGCGCCTGTTTCACCGCCCCTATCATGCGGCCCTGGCCGGGCTGATCGCGGCGCGGGCCGATCCGGTTCTGGTCGCCATCCACTCTTTCACGCCACAGTTCAAAGGCCGCGCCCCGCGCCCCTGGCATATCGGTGTGCTTTATGCCGGTGACACAAGGCTGGCCCTGCCGCTGATCGCCCGGCTGAATGCCGAGACCGATCTTTGTGTCGGGGACAACCAGCCCTATTCGGGCCATCTGCCCGGCGACAGCATGTACCGCCACGGGGTGGGGCCGCATCACCCCCATGTGCTGATCGAACTGCGCAATGATCTGATTGTGACCGAGGCCGCGCAGACCGCCTGGGGTCAGCGCCTGGCCCCCCTGCTTGACGCCGCCCTGCAGATTGCACAGGTATGA
- the pyk gene encoding pyruvate kinase produces the protein MRRLRNVKIVATLGPASNDYETIRALFEAGADVFRLNMSHGGHEEIRARHDIIRRIEKDLGSPIAILADLQGPKLRCGVFAGDQGFDLQDGAAFRFDLDDAPGDETRVQLPHPEIFAALEPGAHLLVNDGKIKLRVENCGSDFADCLVVAGGPISNRKGVNVPDVVLPLAALSEKDRKDLEFVCELGVDWLALSFVQRAEDVTEARKLSKGRAAILSKIEKPAGVKAFEEILAVSDGIMVARGDLGVELPVQNVPPIQKRLVRKCRAVAKPVIVATQMLESMIESPVPTRAEVSDVATAIYEGADAVMLSAESAAGGYPVEAVSTMNNVAIEVEGDPTYNEIMHASRNVKRSSIADGIVSSAREIAETTDIKAICCFTHTGTTASLVARERPSVPILALTPLSHVARRLSLTWGTNCFVTMGEVNRFKLAVVSAARAAREGGFATEEDLIVVTAGVPFNVQGTTNILRVAPCAERLIFSTDPD, from the coding sequence ATGAGACGCCTGCGCAACGTGAAAATTGTCGCCACCCTTGGCCCTGCCTCCAATGATTACGAGACGATCCGCGCCCTGTTCGAGGCCGGAGCAGATGTCTTTCGCCTGAATATGAGCCATGGGGGCCATGAAGAGATCCGCGCCCGGCACGATATCATTCGCCGGATCGAAAAAGATCTGGGCAGCCCGATCGCAATCCTGGCCGATCTTCAGGGCCCGAAACTGCGCTGTGGCGTGTTTGCGGGCGATCAGGGTTTCGATTTGCAGGATGGGGCGGCGTTCCGCTTTGATCTGGATGATGCACCGGGCGATGAAACCCGGGTGCAACTGCCACATCCCGAGATTTTCGCGGCTCTGGAACCCGGGGCGCATCTTCTGGTCAATGATGGCAAGATCAAGCTTCGGGTTGAAAACTGCGGTTCCGATTTCGCGGATTGTCTGGTTGTTGCGGGCGGTCCGATTTCCAACCGCAAGGGCGTGAATGTGCCCGATGTGGTGCTGCCGCTGGCCGCGTTGTCAGAGAAAGACCGGAAAGATCTGGAATTTGTCTGCGAGTTGGGGGTGGACTGGCTGGCCCTGTCCTTTGTGCAACGTGCCGAGGATGTGACCGAGGCCCGCAAACTCAGCAAGGGCCGCGCCGCGATCCTGTCGAAAATCGAGAAACCGGCCGGCGTAAAGGCCTTTGAGGAGATTCTGGCCGTTTCCGACGGGATCATGGTGGCGCGCGGCGATCTGGGCGTGGAACTGCCCGTCCAGAACGTGCCGCCGATCCAGAAACGTCTGGTCCGCAAATGCCGGGCGGTGGCGAAACCGGTGATCGTTGCAACCCAGATGCTGGAAAGCATGATTGAAAGCCCGGTGCCCACCCGGGCCGAGGTGTCCGATGTGGCCACTGCGATCTATGAGGGCGCGGATGCGGTGATGCTCAGCGCGGAATCCGCCGCCGGTGGGTATCCGGTCGAGGCGGTCAGCACCATGAACAATGTCGCCATCGAGGTCGAAGGCGACCCGACCTATAACGAGATCATGCATGCCTCCCGCAATGTGAAACGAAGCTCGATTGCCGATGGCATCGTTTCATCCGCCCGCGAAATTGCCGAAACAACCGATATCAAGGCGATCTGCTGTTTCACCCATACCGGGACCACGGCCAGCCTTGTGGCCCGCGAACGCCCCTCTGTTCCGATTCTGGCGCTGACACCGCTGAGCCATGTGGCCCGCCGGCTTAGCCTGACCTGGGGCACCAATTGCTTTGTGACCATGGGGGAGGTCAACCGCTTCAAGCTGGCCGTGGTCAGCGCGGCCCGCGCTGCGCGCGAAGGGGGTTTCGCGACAGAGGAAGACCTGATCGTGGTGACCGCCGGGGTGCCGTTCAACGTGCAGGGCACCACCAATATCCTGCGGGTTGCCCCCTGTGCGGAACGTCTGATCTTTTCAACCGACCCGGATTGA
- the rpmI gene encoding 50S ribosomal protein L35 codes for MPKMKTKSSAKKRFKMTATGRVKSAQAGKRHMMIKRSNKFLRNARGTTTLSKPDEKIVKSYMPYAR; via the coding sequence ATGCCCAAGATGAAGACCAAATCAAGCGCCAAGAAGCGCTTCAAGATGACGGCCACCGGCCGCGTGAAATCCGCCCAGGCGGGCAAACGGCATATGATGATCAAGCGGTCGAACAAGTTTCTCCGCAATGCGCGGGGGACAACAACCTTGTCCAAGCCCGACGAAAAGATCGTCAAATCCTACATGCCCTACGCGCGCTAA
- the rplT gene encoding 50S ribosomal protein L20 yields the protein MSRTKGGTVTHRRHKKIVDQAKGYYGRRSTNFKTATQAVDKANQYATRDRKNRKRQFRALWIQRINAAVRSHDEALTYSRFINGLSLAGIEVDRKVLADLAVHEPEAFGAIVDQAKSALA from the coding sequence ATGTCCCGCACCAAAGGTGGAACCGTCACCCATCGCCGTCACAAGAAAATCGTGGATCAGGCCAAAGGCTATTACGGCCGCCGGTCAACGAATTTCAAGACCGCGACCCAGGCCGTCGACAAGGCCAACCAATACGCAACCCGCGACCGCAAGAACCGCAAGCGCCAGTTTCGCGCCCTGTGGATTCAGCGGATCAACGCCGCCGTGCGCAGCCATGACGAGGCGCTGACCTATTCGCGGTTCATCAACGGTCTGTCGCTCGCAGGCATTGAGGTGGACCGTAAGGTTCTGGCCGACCTGGCCGTGCATGAGCCCGAAGCCTTCGGCGCAATTGTGGATCAGGCGAAATCAGCGCTGGCCTGA
- a CDS encoding Hint domain-containing protein — translation MARISELHYSNAFASQTGISEFLEVALSPGEDPADFSVGFYQSNGNQGVAISLADPGVQVTFDPDTNETLYVISADNFNIRLTDPDGGGSNNYEAYALVDTSSGGAGVVDFYDIGGGTSNITALDGVAQGAVSENIPVPTSANSATYSIQFNQPDPGTVSYEEIGAGDSGIICFAAGTLIETTQGPRPVERLRPGDLVLTEDAGPQPLLWVGASRVPGTGKFAPVRFDAGAIGNTRPLTLSPQHRVLISGWQVELVTGATETLVAACHLINGSSIRRIPCAMITYHHIMFDQHHIIRSEGALTESFYPGPEAVAAVDEAARGELQALFPDLASDFGPFARDTAFQPVGAVLAAGL, via the coding sequence ATGGCGCGGATCAGCGAACTTCATTATTCAAATGCATTTGCGTCCCAGACGGGGATTAGCGAATTCCTTGAGGTTGCCCTGTCCCCCGGGGAAGACCCGGCGGATTTTTCCGTTGGCTTCTATCAGTCCAATGGCAATCAGGGCGTGGCCATATCTCTGGCGGATCCGGGGGTTCAGGTGACGTTTGACCCTGATACCAATGAAACGCTCTATGTGATCTCGGCAGATAACTTCAACATTCGGTTGACTGATCCTGATGGCGGCGGCTCCAACAATTACGAGGCTTATGCGCTGGTCGATACCAGTAGCGGGGGCGCGGGTGTTGTCGATTTCTATGATATCGGCGGTGGCACCAGCAATATCACCGCGCTGGATGGTGTGGCCCAGGGGGCGGTGTCGGAAAACATCCCGGTGCCGACCAGTGCCAATTCCGCAACCTATTCGATCCAGTTCAACCAGCCCGATCCCGGCACCGTCAGTTATGAAGAAATTGGTGCGGGCGATAGCGGCATCATCTGTTTTGCGGCAGGCACCCTGATTGAGACCACCCAGGGCCCCCGACCTGTTGAAAGGCTGCGCCCCGGTGATCTGGTTCTGACCGAGGATGCAGGGCCGCAGCCCCTGCTTTGGGTGGGCGCCAGCCGCGTGCCCGGAACCGGAAAGTTTGCACCTGTCCGCTTTGACGCAGGCGCCATCGGCAACACCCGGCCCCTGACCCTGTCGCCGCAGCATCGCGTGCTGATCAGCGGCTGGCAGGTGGAGTTGGTCACCGGGGCGACGGAAACCCTTGTTGCCGCCTGCCACCTGATCAACGGCAGCAGTATTCGCCGGATCCCCTGTGCGATGATCACCTATCATCACATCATGTTCGACCAGCACCATATTATTCGTTCTGAGGGGGCCTTGACCGAAAGCTTCTACCCCGGGCCCGAGGCGGTTGCTGCCGTTGATGAGGCCGCGCGAGGTGAACTCCAGGCGCTTTTCCCCGATCTTGCGTCAGATTTCGGGCCGTTTGCCCGCGATACCGCTTTTCAGCCTGTGGGCGCTGTGCTGGCCGCTGGCCTCTGA
- the pheS gene encoding phenylalanine--tRNA ligase subunit alpha, giving the protein MDALKATWLTRIADAGDESTLEDMRVSAVGKKGEISLKMRALGKMTPEERQVAGPALNALKDEVNSAIAAKKAALGDAALDERLRGEWLDVTLPARARRQGTIHPVSQVTEEVTAIFADMGFAVAEGPQIETDWYNFDALNIPGHHPARAEMDTFYTHRAEGDNRPPHVLRTHTSPVQIRHMEAHGAPCRIICPGRVYRADYDQTHTPMFHQVEGLAIDRDISMANLKWVLEEFFSAYFGTKVTTRFRASHFPFTEPSAEVDIQCSWEGGTVKVGEGDDWLEVLGSGMVHPNVLSAAGVDPAEWQGFAFGMGIDRIAMLKYGIPDLRAFFDSDLRWLRHYGFAALEVPTVHGGV; this is encoded by the coding sequence TTGGACGCGCTGAAAGCGACATGGCTGACACGCATTGCGGATGCGGGCGATGAAAGCACGCTGGAAGACATGCGCGTATCTGCGGTTGGCAAGAAGGGCGAGATCAGCCTGAAAATGCGCGCATTGGGCAAGATGACGCCTGAAGAGCGGCAGGTGGCTGGCCCGGCGCTGAACGCGCTGAAGGATGAGGTGAACTCGGCCATCGCGGCGAAGAAAGCCGCGCTTGGCGATGCCGCACTTGATGAGCGGTTGCGTGGTGAATGGCTTGACGTGACCCTGCCCGCGCGCGCCCGGCGACAGGGAACGATCCATCCGGTCTCTCAGGTCACCGAAGAAGTGACGGCGATTTTCGCCGATATGGGGTTTGCCGTGGCCGAGGGCCCGCAGATCGAAACCGACTGGTATAATTTCGACGCGCTGAACATCCCCGGCCATCATCCCGCGCGGGCCGAGATGGACACATTCTATACCCACCGCGCCGAAGGCGATAACCGCCCGCCCCATGTGCTGCGCACCCATACCTCACCGGTGCAGATCCGGCATATGGAGGCCCATGGCGCGCCTTGCCGCATCATTTGCCCCGGGCGTGTCTACCGCGCCGATTACGACCAGACCCACACGCCGATGTTCCATCAGGTGGAGGGGCTGGCGATTGACCGCGATATCTCCATGGCCAATCTGAAATGGGTTCTGGAGGAGTTCTTCTCCGCCTATTTCGGCACCAAGGTCACAACCCGGTTCCGCGCCTCGCATTTTCCCTTCACCGAACCCTCGGCGGAGGTGGACATTCAGTGTTCATGGGAAGGCGGCACGGTGAAGGTCGGCGAAGGCGATGACTGGCTGGAGGTTCTGGGCTCGGGCATGGTGCATCCGAATGTCCTGTCAGCCGCAGGGGTGGACCCGGCGGAGTGGCAGGGCTTTGCCTTCGGCATGGGCATCGACCGGATCGCGATGCTGAAATACGGAATTCCCGATTTGCGGGCGTTTTTCGACAGCGATCTGAGATGGCTGCGGCATTACGGGTTTGCAGCGCTGGAGGTGCCGACGGTGCATGGGGGAGTGTGA